The region CGCAGCACCGTCATCGGCATCGACCCGCCCTCGAGAATGAAAGCATGCCACCGCCTGAGGTCGAACTTCGTCCCCAGCCGCTTTCGCGCGTCCTCGCGCAGCACCAGGAACTCGCGCGCCCCCATCTTGTACGCCAGTGCCTGTCCGGGAAGGTCCACGGCGTAGCGCAGCGTTTCGGTGTCGAGCTGCAGGTCGCTCTCCAGCGTGTTCTCCTTCATGAAGGCAATGGCCTGTGCGCGCGACCAGCCCAGCGCATTCATCCCCGTGTCGACCACCAGGCGGCACGAGATGAACATGTCCATCAGGAGGCGGCCGTAGCGGTCGTACGGATCGGAGTACAGCCCCATCTCCCCCGCCAGCGCCGACGCGTAGTCGCCCCACCCCTCGGTGAACGCGGTGTGCCCCCCGTCGCGCCGGAAGGCGGGGAGCGTCGCGTTCTCCCGCTGCAGCGCCACCTGGAAGTGGTGCCCCGGAATCAGCTCATGGTAGACGAGCGCCGCCGCCTGCAACGTGCTCCGCTGCGACAAGTTTGAGCCGTTGAAGAAGTAATGCCCCATGGAGTCCTGCGCCGTGGGCTCCTGGTAGTAGCCGAACGTCATCGCCCCCTCGAGGCGCGGGTCCAGGCGGCGCACATCGCCCTGCGCCCTGGGGAGCGTGGCGAAGTAGTCGGCAATGCGCGTGCGGATGCGCGCGTCGTGATACATCAACCTCTCGCCGAACTCCTCCGGCGTCTTCGCGTGAAAGCGCGGGTCCTGCCGCAGCCTGGCGTGGAACTCCGCCTTGGTCCCGGCAAAGCCGAGTTCCCCGCGCACCAGCGCCATCGCGCTGTCGATGCGCGCCACCTCCGCGAGCCCGATGCGGTGCACGGCGTCGGGGAGAACGTCCATCGTCGTGTGCTGGCGCACCAGGGCGCGATAGTAGGCGTCGCCTCCCGGGAGGTTCCCCACGCCGACCGTCTCCCGCGCCGCGGCGCGATACGGACCGTCCAGGTATGCCGCCAGCCGCTCCAGCGCCGGGTTGACCCTGTCGGCGATGCGCGCGCCTAACGCGAGCACGAAACCGTCTCGCGCCGCCACGTCGAGCGCCGCGAGCTGCGCCTCGCTGGCCATGTACGGCGACTGCGGCGGCGGGTGGACGAAGCCGCGCACGAACGGGATGACGAGTCGCAGCTCCTCGCGCGGGAGCGTGATCTGCTTGAGGCGCCGCGCCTCCAGCCCGCCACGGATCGTGTCGGCCATCGCCGCCACCTCGTCCACGAGCGCCAGGTAGCGCCCCCGGTCGGCGGCCGTGGCCAGCGACTGCGCCGCCAGCAGGCGAGGAACGCTCGACAGCGGCGAGGCGTAGGGCGTGATGGCAGCGAACGAGAGCCAGAAGTAGCGCGCCCCCTCGACCACTTGCACCTGCTCCCAGCGCAGCATGCGCGACGTGGTCCACTCGTCAGGCGACAGCTCCTTGGGAACCAGGAGGTCGATCGAGCGCAGCAGCTCCCGCGCCTCGGCAGCGCTCCGCTCCGCACCGGCCAGGGTCACGTCGGGGAGGTGGTGCAGCGGGAGGCCGGTACGCACGCGCAGCAGCGGTTCTTCCTCGCGCATGCGCCTCTCGTAGTCGGCCACCAGGCGCACCAGGGCCCGCGCGCTCGGCGTCGAGTCCGGCGGCGTGGAGTCGGGCAGCGCTATCGGGGCAAGCGGCGCCAGGTGCGTCGCGGCAACAAGGGCGAGCGGGTGCAGCGCCTTGGCGGCGACGGAGACAAGGAGGGTCGGCATCGCACAAGCTTACCGCGGCTTGTCGCCGAATGCACGCCGCCGTGCGGGTGCGGGCGGCGGACAGCGCCTGGCCATGCGTACGAAGCAGGGCGCCTTCGCCCCGCGTCGTTAGGTGATCAGGTGGGGGTGATGGTCCCCCGATCGCGCAGTCGCGGCGGGAGGCTCGCTTCCCCCGCGCCGCGCAGCGACGCTGCACGCTGCGAGACGCGATCCACCTCGCCAGCGATGGCGTCGATGGCCTGCTCGATGCGGTCGAGTCGCACCTCGGCCGGGGTGCGCGCCCCGAAATCGGTGGCGCGTCCCGTGATCCACCCCGCGGTGCGCCACACACGCGCCAGCGGCGCGTCCGACGGGATCAGCGTGACATGTCCGCACGTGGGGCAGGTATCGCGTCGCATGGTATAGCGCCACACCGCATACGCCACCCCGGGAATCACGAACGGCACGGCAAGCACCAGGGCGACCCATGCGCT is a window of Gemmatimonadaceae bacterium DNA encoding:
- a CDS encoding DUF885 domain-containing protein translates to MPTLLVSVAAKALHPLALVAATHLAPLAPIALPDSTPPDSTPSARALVRLVADYERRMREEEPLLRVRTGLPLHHLPDVTLAGAERSAAEARELLRSIDLLVPKELSPDEWTTSRMLRWEQVQVVEGARYFWLSFAAITPYASPLSSVPRLLAAQSLATAADRGRYLALVDEVAAMADTIRGGLEARRLKQITLPREELRLVIPFVRGFVHPPPQSPYMASEAQLAALDVAARDGFVLALGARIADRVNPALERLAAYLDGPYRAAARETVGVGNLPGGDAYYRALVRQHTTMDVLPDAVHRIGLAEVARIDSAMALVRGELGFAGTKAEFHARLRQDPRFHAKTPEEFGERLMYHDARIRTRIADYFATLPRAQGDVRRLDPRLEGAMTFGYYQEPTAQDSMGHYFFNGSNLSQRSTLQAAALVYHELIPGHHFQVALQRENATLPAFRRDGGHTAFTEGWGDYASALAGEMGLYSDPYDRYGRLLMDMFISCRLVVDTGMNALGWSRAQAIAFMKENTLESDLQLDTETLRYAVDLPGQALAYKMGAREFLVLREDARKRLGTKFDLRRWHAFILEGGSMPMTVLRQRYEAWVAAGGVLP